The genomic interval CCAGACAGGCCCGGTCCAGCGCTTGCTGTAGTGGAAGGGACCCTGATTCCTCGGTCTCCGATAAAAGCTGCTTTGCAGCCGCTTCCATCTAGTCCAGGGTAGTAAGTTTCGCGGTGGTGAGCTGATGGCAGAGAATTATTGTCTGATCCGGGCGACTGGTCCGGTAGGTAAAGCAAACTAAATGCTGCTATACCTGCCGGTAGCGCTGAGAGGCCGACGGCTTGAGATAGATCTGGATCGGATGGTCCCAGATATCTAGCTGCTTTAGGAAGCTgttaatatagatctaattaaaCTTATTAATACGGCGgttattaatagtataatatgCGCGTTTAATCAGCCGTGTGACGCTCTAGGAAAAGAGGATAAGTAGTGATTTCTGGGTCTGGTTGAGCAATGCTACTAAGGCTGCTATAGTAGTAAAGGAGTGGCCGTGATGGTATTTGGGCCATTAGGTCAGCTCCAGCCAGAGAGAGATCTTAGTAGAGTCCCGTTGTTTAGAAATCTACTGacctttcttctgctcctcgGCCAGGTTGCAGTCCAGCTCTAGATTGGCCTGGGCCTGGATAAATTCCACCCGACTCATGCCTGCCGGCTTCTCAAGTTGACGCCTGGCCTGGCTTGAGGGTTGGATCTCGAAGAAGATACTTCCTGCAGTAGAGGGGAAAAAGCGCTGTCTCCACAGCCCGACAGGTATAGTTGCAGCGGGGACAGCCCAGACCAGGGAAGACTGGTAAACCCGGCACGGGGGGGCTGTTGGGCGGTGGGAACACGCAGGTTTCCCGGGCTGGGTCAAGCCAGGGCCGCTGGAGCATTTCAGTCAAAGCTACCCGGCGGAGCTCAGCGGTGGCAGCTGTTGGATGGGTGGCATGATGACTACGGAGGTGGCCCTCCAGGCGCCGGGGGCAGACTGCATACTTACAGGGGATACAGACGTGTCCGGTGCCACATGGTCAAACAGCACCTGGCCCCGGATACTACAGTTGTTGTAGGAGACTCATACGGACGCCTCTCCGGTGGCAGCCTATACACCTCCGATTCGGCGGTTCGGCCTCATGAATACCACCGGATTTGGCAGCCGAAATCCGGTATTCACCATCTATAAATCAAGCGTTGCCTCAGTCCTAGTAATATCACAAGCCTGAATCATTTTTAACATCTTGTACAAGTTGTAAGCGCCAAAATGTCTAAATCAGTTTTGATCACCGGCTGCAGCAAGGGAGGATTCGGGGAGGCCATGGCCAAAGTCTACCACGCCAAAGGATTCCAGGTCTTTGCAACGTTACGCAACTTAACGAAAGTCGGATCTCTGGCCGATTATAACGGTGTTCAGATCATTGAACTTGATGTGACATCGGTCGAGTCGATCCACCAATGTGCACAGACTGTTGCGAAACATACGGGCGGGCGGCTGGATGTCCTTGTTAATAACGCCGGTGTGAACGCGATTGTACCGCTGCTCGACGCCTCCCTCgacgaggccaagaaggtctaCGATACAAATGTGTGGAGTATTGTGGGCATGGTGCAGGCTTTCGCCCCTATGCTCATCCAGGCCAAAGGGGTCGTGTGCAATATCAGCTCTGTATCCGGCGAAATGGTTTTTGCATGGGCGGGTACGTTCGCCTAGCTCTCTTCTTCATAAGGGCAGTACTCCGAGTCTGACTTTGATGAATAggtatatatagtagctcGAGAAGCGCTGGCACAAGGATTTCCGAGACGTTGCGTCTGGAGATGGCACCTCTAGGTGTGCGGGTGGTCACCGTCATCCTCGGTGGTGTCCAGACCAGCGGCAACAACCCGGAGAATATCGGCGACCTGGAGCTGCCCCCAAGTTCGCATTACCGAAAGATCACATCGGTCATCGATCGTCAtaagaagacgatggtaCATCCAAACAAACAGAATATCGAGATCGCAGCCAAGAACGTGGTGGATGATGTACTTCACGGTCATGGCATCTTCATTCGACGGGGCCAGGCTTCGATGCTTAGTTGGCTATGCAATACGTTTCTTCCCTACCGACTTTTTACTTGGATGATTAACCGGGAGTCCGCTTTGGATGAAATTCGATACTGAGGGGATCTTACATGATTGTGGCGAGTCTTTTAATTGAGGATATTTCCCTTGTGCTGTGATGTATCGTGaatgtttttatttttatctatagttctTGATTTCGTTTTGGACATTAGCAACTGCGTACGTATGAAAAAGGTTATGCAAGATTTAATCAAACGGATTTCGGGGGCCGAAGTCCGTTGCCGGCATGGGACGGAACTTGGAAGTCCGTTCAGGCCGTATTTCTCCCCTCCGGACAGTCAGCAGAGAAAGGTACTCTCGAAGATGTCATCCAATTTGAGCTATCTCCTGAGACCTCTACTATAGCTTGTAATTTCTAATTGGCAATATGGAAGCACCGAACCCAATAACTGGAAATTCAAGCACCTATGGCCGTGCCTGCACAAATTGCTACAAGGCAAAGTGCCGATGTGTGCGTGCCGGGACTGGCAGTGACTGTGAAAGGTTGACCTGACTAGACCTGCATCTATTATAACATCCTGCTAACTGTCTCTTGCAGGTGTCTCCGTCTAAAGAGAAAGTGTCAACTATCTGTGTCAGTTCGCAGGCGTCGTGGTCTCATGGCGGAAGGGTCCGATATGCGGATTGCTCGactagaagaaaagatggagagTTTACTGGCTGCAATGGACACCTTTGTCAGTTCCTCTGGCTCACTTGTGGGCCTGGCGGATACTACTCGCCCCGGAGCTACGTCAATTAGTGCTTTAGTGAACATGACGAGTTCTGGTTCCAGTGAGAGACTGGCCCTGTCGAATACCACGGTATCAACGCACACAAATTCATCGCCTCATTCCGTTTCTTCTGCACCATCGCCGACGGCCTCCCTGCCgaatcaagaagatggacGGTTGGAATATTTCCGAACCCGAATGCTGCCGTATTTTCCATTCATCGACCTCACCCCGGAGATGACGACGCAGTATCTGCGCCAAAACAGGCCTTTCTTGTTACGAGCTATTTACACCGTCACGACGTTCTCGACACAGGAGAAATTAGCTCAAGTAGAGGAGCTGAAGCACCTCCTCTTCACATCTGCATTGCTCAAGGTCGAGTCCAGCATTGACATGCTTCTAGGGTTACTGACGTATATTGCCTGGAGTACCGATACTTTCCTCGGCAGAGCGGATTTAGTGTCTCGCCTCATGATGCTCGCGACATCCCTAGTATATGATCTGCGGTTGTTCAGGCCGTCCCCACCTGATGTGCAAGTCATGATGGCTATCTCTCAGGGTCAAGATGAGGAAGCAAGACAACACCCCAACACTGAAACGCCGTTTAGTTTAGCTGAAGGGCGGCGGGCAGTATTGGCATGTTTCGTACTGAGTTCCAAGTATGTATCAGGCCTACTTGATCTTCATTATTTTCCAACACTACATCTCTTAGGCCAATACCTAATATGTGACCCGCCCTAGTCTTTCGTCTCACCTGGGCCGTCAAGATGCCTTGAATTGGACGCCCAAAATGGAAGAGGCACTCCAGATGCTAACACTCAATGGGCCTTGCCCTACGGACAAACTATTTGTCTTGCAAGTGCGCTTGCAGCTGTTGAAGCAAAAGGCGGAGAATGTCCGGCACGGCGGGGGGGTAGGATGCACTCACACAGAGACAGATCCGGCCACGGTCTCGCTTCCGCATTTATTGTATTTCAAGATGCTACGCAGGCAGGTGCAAGAGCTGAGGTCTTCATTCCGGACCGATCTTCACCAAATCGGTAAGGGATCTTTCTAGTAAATTACCTGGCAGAGTGTCTTCTTTGCAGATTTATTGATACCTCTATGATGGTACAGACATTCTCCATGCTCACGCTCAGTATATCGAACTATACATAAACCAACTAGCTTATTCCATGACTTACGAGCCGCAACCTCTTAATATTAGCGGACGATTGGGGTTCGAACGCTTTGAATGCTTATGGCAGTCAGTTGAAGACATCAAAGTATGGCTGGACAGCTTCGATGCCATCCACCACTCTACACTCATCGGCCAACCTTTTCACTTTTGGTCCCAGATGATCATGAGTCTCACGCTGCTGAAATATCTTTCTACCCTCCAAGACCCCGAATGGGATTGCCAAGCGGTGCGGAACGCGGTCCCGCTCATCTCGACAATTGACTCTATGCTACAGAAGCTGGATCAGGGCAGCCAGCAGCCAGAGCTTCAGTGCAACGACCATTTACTCCACTATTTATCAAAGCTGTTATTACGATGTAGGTTGTGGGCGGAAGCACGGTGGGATATGGCTTGTCCAATGCAGGAAGTGAATGTTTTTCGTGAGAGTACGCCTGATGTAACTAGGCACAATTCACATATCCCGGATCTAGATCAGATACCCTGGATGCAGTCGATGGATCTGGGAGATGATCGGTGGTTTGACGAGGTACTGCGTATACCCACAATACTGGATTAGTGGCTTTCCAGCTGTTCATCAAGGCCACCTACAGTACGATCCTGGCTTCCATCAGATCCATTACTGGTTCCTTCAAATGCTCAGACCGGAGAACACTCTGTACCATTCCAGCCCGGTCGACAATACAAGTTATGGGCATGGCAGATGGAGGCTGGGAGACACAGCTACGACTATATCCTCTCCGATAAGACGACGACGTATAGCCACTCACTTCTTATCGCCATGCTCTTAGCAGTCCGCTAGATGAGAGGCGACCTGAGACCCAGAATGCAGTTCATCAATGCGCTTGACAAGAAGTAAAGCATGTCGTTTGAGAAACCTTATGGTTTAAATAGCAATCCAGCTTAGTGAATAATCCCGAGATTTTGGTATCGGTTTATGACTATTACAGGTAACAACACATCATCCACAAATCTGGTGTGAACACCCATGAAAGCCTTCCCTGATTTGTCTATCGGCTGCGAATTAGTTCTGTGGAACGCGTCGCCAACCAACCGCTTGTTTTCTATCGGAACCTTTAGCTCTAGGATCCGAACCCGTCCCTCAAAATCACCGGTTGGGGCGGGCTCGGGGTGGGTCTCGCGGGTTCAAATGCCACCTCTACATATTCTTATACATAATGAGCATTGTAGATCATACCAATCTGTCGATAGGCCTCACGCAATCTACGCACAAGCCCTCCACCAGGCCCATCCCCCAAATCCCAAGCATGTAATCCAGTGTCCAAAGGCCTTCATCCTGAGCGCCTTACCCCCGCTCGCCCAGACGACGAACCCATCCGCAAGTCCGACGAGTGCACAGACCGCGGCGAAGATGGTGACGGCGATTTCCTGCCTGTAGTACTGTAGGGCAAGCAGGGTCAGACCGTAGCTCATCTCGCGGATGCCCTTGATGTACATGAGGGGTGAAACCGCACCGGGCGGGAGAGTGCGTTTGTTGTTGCCATGAGTGGAAGCGGGAGAAGCGGCGGACTCAAAGGGTAAGCCGAAACGCGGATACTCTGGGCCTGGACGCGCCACAGCATTGCAGCCCAAGGCGAGCGTCAGTGTGCCTAAGACGTAGGCCGGGATAGGACTGAAAGTGGCCATGTTGATTGTGGATTGAAATAGGTCACTGGGTGGAACGTATTCTTGTCAAGATCTGGGACTTATCATCGAGCGGGTCAGTTCCCAACGATTCTGCTGCGGAGGGGATTTGGCTGGGGAAGGAAGGAATAATATGGCTTTGGGTCAAAAGTTGACCCACCTCTCGCCGGAATGGAGCTTCAAGCTCGGGCAGACACAGTACCTGGACTAGCAGGATAATGGTTCGTAGGTACTACCCGGAAAGTATGGACTATGGAAGTCAATGGCACATACTTGTTTCTCCTGAGGAGGGAGAGCGGAAGGGAATCTTGTTGAGCTCGAGCTTGTCAGACCTGACTTTGACCGGACTAGACTAGACTATGTGGGATAAAAGTCACAGACAAATAACGCAGCCCGGCTGACAGCGCCAGTCCTTCTTGGAGTTAGTGCTGATGCGTGGAGCATTTTGATATGTGTGATTGATGGATAAGAGATTCACCTTCACCGCTTACTAGGCACTCCAGAATTGTCACTGACCTGGTTAACACTGGAGAGGAATTTTCTAGAGATAACGAGCCATCTCCCCTGGAATAGCAGATTTCAGAGGCCCCGCGGAAGATCCGCGGGTGGTCCGTGAGGGTTTTGTAGTCGCTAACCTAAAGGGGCAGTTATCCATTCTTacctaaaaaaaaagggcaagaAAAACGAACATTAAAAGCAAAGAGGTGTAATAAATCTCCGGCCAAAACACAACATGTACATAATCGCCTTTTccaacttctttcttccatgaTACCAGGCTactctcttttttctcctcgtTTTCTTGTGTCATTGTGTTTGCTGTCCATGTCTGTCGGCCATTTCACAACATGGGAACGCTGCCATTCGCGCGACTGCGCGCTGTTCCATACCGAATGACAAGCCGAAGTCCATACCTTACTCTAGCCGTTGTGTGAGTTCCGTCAGCGATCTCGTTTGTCATTGACTGAACGTCACAGATGTACGGCGATGTTTCTGGACCTGGCAAATCTCAGTGCTATCACGATCGCCCTCCCGACGATACAGAAGGAGTGGGGCTCGACTGAAGGCGACCTGCAATGGGTTATTTCGGCC from Aspergillus flavus chromosome 7, complete sequence carries:
- a CDS encoding putative short-chain dehydrogenases/reductase, giving the protein MSKSVLITGCSKGGFGEAMAKVYHAKGFQVFATLRNLTKVGSLADYNGVQIIELDVTSVESIHQCAQTVAKHTGGRLDVLVNNAGVNAIVPLLDASLDEAKKVYDTNVWSIVGMVQAFAPMLIQAKGVVCNISSVSGEMVFAWAGIYSSSRSAGTRISETLRLEMAPLGVRVVTVILGGVQTSGNNPENIGDLELPPSSHYRKITSVIDRHKKTMVHPNKQNIEIAAKNVVDDVLHGHGIFIRRGQASMLSWLCNTFLPYRLFTWMINRESALDEIRY
- a CDS encoding C6 transcription factor, which codes for MAVPAQIATRQSADVCLRLKRKCQLSVSVRRRRGLMAEGSDMRIARLEEKMESLLAAMDTFVSSSGSLVGLADTTRPGATSISALVNMTSSGSSERLALSNTTVSTHTNSSPHSVSSAPSPTASLPNQEDGRLEYFRTRMLPYFPFIDLTPEMTTQYLRQNRPFLLRAIYTVTTFSTQEKLAQVEELKHLLFTSALLKVESSIDMLLGLLTYIAWSTDTFLGRADLVSRLMMLATSLVYDLRLFRPSPPDVQVMMAISQGQDEEARQHPNTETPFSLAEGRRAVLACFVLSSNLSSHLGRQDALNWTPKMEEALQMLTLNGPCPTDKLFVLQVRLQLLKQKAENVRHGGGVGCTHTETDPATVSLPHLLYFKMLRRQVQELRSSFRTDLHQIDILHAHAQYIELYINQLAYSMTYEPQPLNISGRLGFERFECLWQSVEDIKVWLDSFDAIHHSTLIGQPFHFWSQMIMSLTLLKYLSTLQDPEWDCQAVRNAVPLISTIDSMLQKLDQGSQQPELQCNDHLLHYLSKLLLRCRLWAEARWDMACPMQEVNVFRESTPDVTRHNSHIPDLDQIPWMQSMDLGDDRWFDEVLRIPTILD
- a CDS encoding uncharacterized protein (domain of unknown function-domain containing protein); the protein is MATFSPIPAYVLGTLTLALGCNAVARPGPEYPRFGLPFESAASPASTHGNNKRTLPPGAVSPLMYIKGIREMSYGLTLLALQYYRQEIAVTIFAAVCALVGLADGFVVWASGGKALRMKAFGHWITCLGFGGWAWWRACA